AAAAAGCCCTGACATAATAGTTTCTTGTCAGTGGCCCGAAGGCTTTAACACACATGGTGAAGCAGTACTGGCCACTGTGGGAAAGAACAACAGACAGGAGTGAATGACAAGTTCCACTGGCAATCATAATAGAACTTTAACACTATTAAAGTACAGCCTATATATTGCTAAAACCAAAATTACATCAAAATGACTTCACTTACGGTCTCTCCACTCCTGTGCCCTTGGACCTCTTGCTTCTGGGATATTCAagtagacacacaaacaccccaGCAGCACTGGTTATCTGTCAAGGCTGTTTCATCTTGCAAGGCACACTAAGTCACATAATAATTACGACAGTCATAGCAAAATTTAATCAACGTCTACGATCCTAAGCAGGTTCagcaggtatagaaaatgatGATCACATAAAAGAGAATATGCACAACATGGAAAGAATGCACAGACGAAAAGAAGGACTTGGAACACACtctcactatttttttttttaaaaagtgacttATGTATGCAAATGCAGGCTGACACATTTGAGATTTGTTATATTGTAGTTTAAGACTAACATGCAAGTAGTTTTTAGTCAGCTAATTCTATACTTTTAGGCttgtgattcattcatttttacatatGCAGCTGTATGTTAAGGCAGTGCCATAAAGgctgagtgacagcagcagtcattGCAGATGGATTCTAAAAAGTGGATATTGAACATCTTTAGAAATAGACAGTTTCTTTAAATCAAACTCGTCTGGTTCTGGTTTATGCAAAGTATAAAAGGATACACAGCATAAGCAGCAAACTGCCAGCCCCTGAACTGTCCTGCCACCCCCACAATGCCTCCAGTGAGGAGAACTGAAATGAGGAAACAGgaagattaaattaaaacttcACCGAAACAAAATATCTTATCTTCTTACCATCATAAACATTCCATCAATGTGACTTTGCAATAcactttcttatttatttatgattcatgcgttacttttttttaatcgaAGAAGGCACTTTACTGAAATGATTTAAGTATCATATACCTGACCAATACACTTGTAAATGCAGCTAAAAACGCACAATTTCCTGTGAAAAAATTTTAACTGAACTGTACATGTATGTTAATCAGAAATTCATCTCTGCTTCCTTAAAGATAACCATGATTAAGGAAACCCAATAGTCCCCTTTTAAAGTTTGGAAAATAAGTTTTTAATACTCACTGAGTCCCGAAGCCAGAGCCTGCTCGTTGGCCCACATAGCCCACTCTATTTTCCCCATCGTGTTCACCTACACACCCTCTCTGCAGACGGCCGAAAGTCTCCACACAGCGAGTCACCACCTGTGATTGTTCCTACAGGGAAGCAAGTGTATTTACGTGACCTGAGGCGTGTAGATAAACAGGCTGAAGGCGGGGCTTGTTCGTCATATCCGATGCATTGGAGAGGCGGGGCTAACCAGTCGCATTCAACAGAGAGTCGAAAACAAGCGCAAGCCATGCAGGTGTGGTTTTCTGTCCATTAACAAAGCTCTTCTGTTTCCGCTTTTTAAAAGTGAGAGAACCATTTCACATTCTCTTTCTCGTTCTGTCtctaaagacaaaaaaaaaaaatatatatatatctatctatatatatatatagataggtatatatatatagtaaaaaaaaaaatctggatcTGTAAACggcaaaagacaaaacaagaaacaattATACTtactaaaatatattttatttaatgtcataAAATTGACTCTAATTAAAACTCGTAGGTCTGAGAAGATGTAAAGGttttcatgaaatgaaaacGAAAACATAATTGAAGTGAACTTAATTAACACATTCCTTAAACACATGCcaacaaaaatacattacagTTAAATGTTACAGTTTGTGCTATTATGTTCTCAAACAATTACCAGAAGACTGTAGCTGTTTACTGCAGCACCTACAAATTAAACCCAGACAAGTTCAATACACAGCACGTCATTCAAGATACAATGCAACAACAGTGCAGTGTCATTCAGCTTTTGTCATGTGAATTTAAACTCTTTTCCTTCGACCCATACAGTAATCAAAAGGATGTTCATGTACAGTTCACCAGGGAACCTGAAAAGAGAACTGAAGTCCATTGATTTGTGCTGCTTACCCATCATGGCAATTCAGTCATATTCTTAACATATTTTTAGCAAAGAATAGGAAATGTGTCAATAAAAAGTTACTTCATGTAATTTTCATGGTTTCTGACCAGCCTTGGTTATTCACCGTGTCCCTGGACATGATGGGAGGTATacttttagagaaaaaaaaagtgtatttccTGTTAACTATATCATTCAACACTCTATAACCCAGAAATGTTCACACAAGCTTAATATTTGGTTAACTGGAACATATTGTATGTAATTCAAAGTTATTGCCACAGATGTTGGGATTTGGTGCAGTTCTGAGAATTCAGGAAAGACCTGTTTGGCAGGCCTGTACGGCATAGAGGCAGTACTGCACAGAGTGTGAGCTCAGGCGCAAGCCCTACTTAATCTCTGTCAGTGACACTGAGCCTGGTCTGGCCCACACTCGAACGCCATGAAAAACACCCTGCTTGTTTGatcaatttatttaaaaaaaaaaaaaatctgatttttatattacagaaaatgaataaaaaacattttccatacttttgttttttcttcttttcaattATCTAGACCCAGAAGTTACTAAAATCCATTTACATACTTAAGTAATGCATGAGAACTCTGTGTTCAGTGTATTGCTCAAGGGAAATAGCAGTGCCATTAAGCAATGCTAGCTTTAACACAGAGCATCCAGGAATAATAAGTAATAAAGACATGACAAATACAACAATATAGCTGGGTAATTACAGGAAGACATAATAGTATGCATGATGGTAAGGAAGGtgcctgctgttgttgtgatCCATAAAAACCCAGTTACATATGACCAGTCcagtttttattactttattattgaTCAGTAGAAGTTTGTTCCTTCAGGGCTGCAGGGCCTCATGCAGTTTTCTTAGGGAAACCATCAGATCCAAGCAGATGCTCAGCAGGATCCTCCACAACACAAGGGCCTGGTCCAACCttagacagaaaattaataaaagaTCATGTAAAAGAACAGATTTgttctctgtgagtgtgtatgtgttagcaTCTAGGAACAACCGGAGAACAAAcaactaatttaaaaaactttttattaaaattcaaCTTGAATAAAGTGGGCTGTTTAATGAAACATTCAAAAGTCAAATACTGGATTAACACTAGTATCACATTAGTAGAGGAACTACTGTATATCACAATATGTGCCACAATTTTCAACTGAAGTACCGCAACACAAAGTTacataaaagcatttttaaaaggaaatgtgGACCTAAATCGACCCTGACCCtggactacaatgcttcaaatatgggTACTGCAGTAAAGAAGATccacccaagattagtgtcatcaattcagtatctgaccaaatttGAAATATGGTCACATCTCCCCTTCTGTTCCAAAGTTATGATGTTGAATCATGgccagaaaagtgtttttaagtgtttttgcagaacgTTACGATGACACATTGAAGTTTACGTGTGACCTTTTGGACATGAAATGTTGTCACTTAATTTCATAATATTTGATGTCTGTGTCAAATATCATCAAAATTAGTGTAAAAATTCTTGAGTCAtggctaaaaacatgttttgttagGTCACATGGCGGTTTTCGAGCACCAAATCATAATTAGTTCATCCTTTAGTCTAAGTGGGCATTTGTGACAAATCTGAAGACGTTCCTAAGATATCAGCCTTGTGAAGATGCCACGCCAACATGGACAGATAACACTGATTTTcagctgagaaagaaaagaactgagaaacagagtgattacatgtgtgtgtttgtaccttgGTACTAATAACGTAGCTTATTCCCTTTGGCATGGGCTCTAGGCCAATAGCCTGTTTGAGTTCCTCAGAAAGAACAGCCTTGCCAACGGGAAGACCCTTAATAAACCTGCAGAGAAGAGATAAATTTCCATGACTCATTTCAAAGAGGTTGAAACACACACCTTAATGAACAGTATCAGAAAGATTATTTGGAGCTCAAAAACATCCATCTATCACTGTGTatttaaacatacagtataagtTATAAGTTTTTAGataatttgcatgtgtgtaagcAATATTTTGCATACTACACACTGCACAATAAAGCTAAGTAAGTCTAGTAATTGTTAACTCACTGTCCCCCGTTGGTCTCTGGCGGGAAGAAATGCTGAACAGCCTGAATGAACTCAGGAACATGCTGCTGTAGAGTGAAGATTACAGCATTGGGACCTGCATCAAATGTGTAGCTCACCTATTGGGGGACAAACAGACTGTGACAGTCATGTACAGAGGGAGTTTTTTCTGTTCTCCGGTTTTGAAAGCCACCTCACCAGTTTCACATCTTCATTACACCATCTCAGAAATTCAGCTGCATGAACTGAGACAAATGTCGTGCCCAAGAGAAGAGAGCACACACTTAATGATCTGAGGAACTTGACTGTTTGTAGCTTATGTGTTCTGGCTCCATTAACTTCAAATCATGCACTGTATAACTACCATTTTCTAAGACATTTTACCTTCTTTCAAAGCAGccacatttccattcattttactATGATCATCTTACTGAGAACTGAAACTACCTTAATCTATTAATCCATAACATTTGATTTgccttcttttattttcagagtTGTGTTACTATACATagtattttctttaaaaaaaggtcaatacacagatgtcaaaataaattaacagaaCCTTGAGTAAAAACATTATACCAAGAGGACAGCTACATGtatatttttctgctctttctgtttctttttcttgaaaCAGAAGTGCAAAGTCACTCACCCTTGTCTCCCCGTAGTGTCTGTTATACCGATGCACTAAACTGACAACCCGTTGAGACACACTGTTGAGGTAGAAGATGGGAGGGTACGTGTCCAGGCAGGTGGCATGGAACTGGTTACTATCCTTCATGGTTAGCTCAGCAAACGCAACAAAGTCCTTTCTCTGCACTGCTTCAATCATCTCTATCATCCGGCCTGGAACAACAGACTCAGCTCGatgctacacacacatgcagaaaagaCAGTCATGGACTCTCTTGTGGGTGACAATAAGTCCACTTTAAATGCAGTCTAAATGAGCTTAATCTCCACTTTTAATAGAACTGAGAGTGAGACATTAATTAACCTGATTTTGAACCCACCTTTAAGAGACAGCTTGTTTGTACACTGGTTTGCATCCCCGAGGTGCTTCCCACCGACTTTTTCTCAGCACTGGCCTGTGGAACAGAGCATTTTAATGCCTGGTATAACTCTTTAGTATTTTCAATTATTAATGACACTTTCTCTATGCTGTTTTCTAGAagcaaaaatcacacacaaagtgaccTACCACCAGCACAAGGATTCTAAGCTCTGGCCAGTGAGTCTCTGGCTCCACCTGCTGGGCCAGACTGTCCTTGCCATCGTCTTTCTGTCCCATGACCCACTGGACAAACCCTCCATACATACTCCGGCATGCACTGCCTGATCCTTGCCGAGCAATCCCAGACAACTCCGCTTCCACACCGAACACCCGGGCCAGAGTGTAAACTGCAACGCAAGGTCAAAGCAGAGAGTAAGAGAAGAAGAGACCAGGTAAAATGGGGAGTATGCAATAGACAAAGAATGGGAATTCACAGTCAACATTAAATACTTTTAACATGTCTTATTTTATGCTGAATATCAGCTGTTGAGGTTTCAGTGAAAGTAGTGGGGCTTACACACGCACCCACCTAGACAAGCGAATCCAGCAGCTGAGGATGCAAGGCCGGCAGCAGTGGGAAAGTTGTTAACAGAACAGATGTGGACTTTGTGAGACAAGCCGGTTGATTCCAAACCTGGGTCCCCATCATTACGTCTCTTCCTTGCTAGTCGTCTAACtaaatagaaaaacacaaaaaaataaatcatgacgTGTACTCACATTAGCTCCCAGTTTTTGCCCTCTCTGAGCttatgaagaggaaaaatacaatatatagacaaaagtattgggatggggctgtttttcaagggttgggcttggccccttaatgccagtgaagggaaatcttaatgcttcagcataccgagacattttggacaatgctatgcttccaactttgtggcaacagtttggggaaggcccttttctattccatcaTCATTGCGAGCCAGGCCATCCAACATCAATGCCTGAACTCACTGTTGCTCTACagcatgaatgggtaaaaattccTTGCAGAAACAccccaaaatgttgtggaaagccttcccagcagagtggaagctgttatagctgcacaGGGGGGTTCAACTCCATATTCATGTCTACATatttagaatatgatgtcatCAAAACCCCttttggtgtaatggccagCTGGTgcaatacttctgtctatgtagtgtatcaACACACAGGACTCACTCTCTCTGAGACAGGACTGTAGTCTTGGGTGGGTTATGTCCTCCTCTTTGCCATTGAGCCATATCCGATCTTCCTGAAATGATCTGCTGGTTGCAactgttgtggttgttttcagcttaacaggaggaggaagacacaTAATGAAATTCAACCTATTATTAAGCTAATGCCAGCTGTGAAGACTTTTGCCTCAAGATATCTGTGCATCATATATGACATCATTTAAGTTATGTTATCATCCAGACACAATTCAACAGCAAAATCAATCTTTAGTAGAATCGTGTATTTGTACTGCATGCCATGGTTCCCTTGTATTTTTCTACAAAATCCTTTTTCcaagagacagagacactgCATTTTAATATCAGCTCTGCCTTGTGCCAAGTgtaaaattttgtcattttgttcaaaTACATAACATAGCACAAATGGGTGTAAATATTTCAAGACTGATCACTTAAACTGAAATTCTAAGTAAATATAAACATGCCATGACAAGCTAAACTGAATTATTACAATTTCAATATTTGACAATTTATGGAATATTTATATGAAGgtcaaaaaaaaatacagccatAAACCACTACACACTGGATAGAAGCAACGCTGAAAAGCACATTAAACAAGCTGACCGTGTGCTTATATACACAACATTCATAATCTGATCGATGAAAATGCTGTTCACTTAACTACCTGGTCTTGATGTAATGTGACGCTCAAAGATGAGTTTATGGGTAGAATTAACTCTTCATTTCTCTTCCCCCCTGAAAGGTAAAGTTTCAGCCACGATGCATAAGTGAGGCATGAtcaaaaagaaacagtgaaCTAGTATGAATATGCTCGGCACTGAATACAACACTTTAATATCTAGTATTCTGTGAGACACGAAAAACAAGTgaacacacaagaaacacatgTAACCTAGCTTTCTCCCAGTCCAGCTACAACATTAACGTTTTGTGACAACGGTAAGCATCAGACGAAGTTATACTTACAGTATTTTATGACAGCTATATTCACAGGGGCGGTGCAGGTAACTACGTTTGGCTTGTCCATACTATTTTCAGACTTTTCTGTCTATGTAAACAGgtatttgttttcatgaaacTATCTCAATACCCTGTAATACACCGTACAAGTCTGAGCTCTTTTGCTAACACTTGTCAACCTACTGTAGCGTTCCTTATGCAGGCCTCCGTTGATTGGTTGGTGTTGAACATGTGGTTAACTCCGCCACCAATCAGAGCCGAACCGTTTTGATTAAGCAGTCGGAGTAGCCAATGAGAGATCATCTGACCACAGTCGTGCGAAAATGGGGTCCATCCCACACCATTATACGAAATTAATAGAGTTTATAAAACCCATACAACAGCTCAGGGAAATAAATGTAGAttgtgaaataataataataaaaaagaaataaactgacTGGCTATGATTCACGTGATAAAATTCGGATTGTTAGAAAGTAGAACTCAAgaacaattttgaggtactggagtatttacattttctattcTTATTACTACAAATCCACTTTTAGAGTCAAACTGTAGGTTATAgattttactccactacattaaTGTGACAGCCATATTTGTTATAGGCACACCACATTTGATGACACTATTAACTGTGGATTGCCATGCATCAAACTACAAAGCAGTATATGGTATACTAAATAGTTCAAATTAGCTCAAGCATGAGGATGTTGCTTAATACATTACTAATAATTATTCAATAGTTTATCAGTGACAAACCTTAAATGGTAGGGTCTAGACCTGCTATAGTTGTGTCAAGATAACTTGTGTTATTTCAAgttgttttaataaaattgGCTTGTCTTAAAGCGTCATCTGCGTGTATAATTATTCTACTGTTGATACttcatgtaaatgtaaagagtgcttttatttttactccagCAAATCTTTTAAATTTAGGAAATTtgtcactgaatatttttacactgcAGCATTTTAGTTCTACTTCAGTAATGGATCTGAACACTCCTTCCACCAGTGTTGATAAGTTAACTGTGAAGCCAACTACTCCTTTTCCACTTGTCAATGCAGGAATAAAGAATAAAGCAGTGACGGAGTTTAGAATACAAATGAAAGTATGACTAAATTGTAGTGTTTGCAAAAATGATTGCTGACTGTAGCCTTGCTGATTGAAGGCAGAGAAACATTTACTTTATGGTTGCTGGCGTTGGAGCCACACaatttctttcaaataaaaaataaaatcatgcgTCTTCTTCATGCTTTTTATTCCACGTGTGGATACATTTAAGAAACTGTTAAATCTTGTTTGTCAAATGAAACCCAAAATGTAAGGTTGTTGAATCAGAAATATAGTTGATAATTCACTAAAACTGTAAGTCAGTGCTTTGTATGGTGGTGAGGATACTGTGTGATGATGCTGCAAAGTTCTTGTATTTAGAGTAGTGACAACTGTACTAATTGTGTGCCctaacaaaatggaaaatgatttGTGTAAAAACCCAAAACTGTAAACGTTTTCAGCAGGGTTAACCCTTACTCAAACAATaactgatcattttaaaaaaggctcACGAGAAACATTTTAaggctttatttttatttttatgtaaaccTTTGAGATACACTTCAGCAAACTGCAAATAACCCAGCACAACATCCAATGCCTATTGGATGCTGGCCCTGAACAATGAACAGTGTATTGTATTCATAAAATGCACCACCAACAGTACATTATGTATTTTATCTTGATTCTTGTGTTTGTAGAACAGAACTCAATCAtggtgaaaatataaaaaaggaGTAACTACTGAGAGGGAGTAGAGGAGTCACACAGTATCATGAGCTGTGAGGGGTACAACACAAGCAGTGAACAATTTAATGGCAACACAACACCTTATTCCCCACCACTTACGCCACAGTGTCGACTCCACTTTGTTGTTCTTCCCTCTTGGTAAGGAAGTAATTTCCAGAGACACCCAGAAGCTAGTGTGGCATCCCATAATTCATCTTGTGAAAGATGATATTAGAGTCCCAGTAAAGCATATCATCTCCTGATTTCATTCCAGGGCTCAAGCTGAAGGTTAGTaatcatcctcatcatctgaGTCCATCACCCTCCGTCTGTTGAACtgacacatacagaaaacaaatgacgCAAGACGGACAAGTGACTTTTAATGACACAACAACAGGTGATATATCAGTTCTACGTACTGTGACAGttgtcttcttgtctgtttgttgaCTGACTTTTTCCAGAATCTCGATCAAGCCCGACTCCGAAatctgacaaaaagaaaatgcactAACTGCAACGTGGGCACATGGAAGAACATCAACAGTATTAGtgtttaaagcagcagcagtaaattTTCCTACCTTTCCTCCTAGTTGTCCAAAACGAGCCATTTGAATGAGATAGTTTTCAACTGCATTGGCCTTCTCTGGCTTCACCAAAGCAAGATTGctcactgaaaaataaaactattttacTACCTTGTGTTCACACCTATTCATCACACAATGTAGTTTCAATGAAGCACTGGGCACTTTTGCAAGAGGAACACTACAGATCTTAGATATGTCCTGTGCGACACAAACTGAACTTATCTTATgccacataaacacatatttttaatGATATCTTTAACTACTAAAAGAACATGGTTAATTTCCAAAGGGATCCCTCACAACTAGACTTTGACTGCACACTTACATCTGGCACGGGCAGATTGGTCGAGAACTTGAGCCAATATAGAGTTCCtcatgtctttttctctgtgaataAAAAGTCACATCATCACCATGTCTGTGTTACCTGCTACTGTTTGGATCTACAACTATGAGCAGTAACAAGACTACAATTACTGCCTGATTACAATTAATTTGTTTGCTCCCACACAAGTCAAGTTACAGACTATATCAATGTTTGACCAGACTAATATATGAATTGACGGATAAAGTTCATTAATTTTAGCAATACAGAAATGGTACTGATCACTGCTACAACTTTATCACATGTTACCTTTGTTTGGCCTCTTCTCCTTGCTGGTTATTTGAAGCATCCTGAAAGAATAAATGAGAGAAATGGgaataaatgagaaatgagataATGGCATCAAATATAGGTTGTATTTCTGCATTCAACCACCTGTAGGATGTATAAAGATTTCAGACTAGACGATATTCCCATATGTTTGGCAGCGTCCTCACAAAGTAGCTTAATAACACCCAAAATACATTTCTCACAATTTTGATGAAAGTCTTCACATTACATTATTTGAAAGACTATTCTCTACAGTGTAGCATTACCacagagataagataagatattaATCATGAGGACCAGATCTGACAGCTCTGAGCACTAAGCACAACTAATAGTGGGTTATTGAGGttactgaaaatacaaaaccaGACCTGTCAGCACTCCCTGGTGACACAGCTCCCAAATTacttcacatacagtatatctttAGCGTTTCTATAGTGTAATGTCATCTGCCAGTACATATGTAGATACCAATTTATCTCTGATAGGCTAACATCGTTCAAAATATTAAACCAACCAATGCATCAGTCAGGCTCTGAGcattatgtattatgtaaaaTGTTGGTCCAGTAACACACCAGCATACAGTAAAATCACTTGAACCTTGACAGCActgatttaaatctgtgtgAAAAAGCTAAGTTTTCACTTTATACATGAAAGATACCACCATATACTTCTGTTACAGAACCAATAGATATTTATCAATGGCAAACGACAAAGTCGttattgtttgattgtttttgggTCCATTATGCAGTACGGAAACTGTTGTGAATTTGGCCATAATCAAGTGATACAGgtaacattacatttattttaagtcGTTAAATTTTGCTCAGCTAACGTTAACATTATCGGAGGGGTGTGCGCTGTCTTGCTGACACAAGGATAGCAGTGCCAATGAGCTGACgctgtttatttctgtcatttatctGGCTAACAACCGAGTTATTAACAGTTCATTTACACTGATAAGGGCTCTCATGAGTGAGCAATGTATCTCCCCTGAGTGACAGTTGAGTTGCGTTGTGGTAACTAGTTTAGCCACACTAGCTAGCAGCATGCTAGACTCAGCATCCCCTTATATGGCGGGCGCAAACACGATAGCTCATGTTTTGTTCTTACCCCGTGCTTTGCTTGCAGCTCCGCCATTCTTTGCCGCCTAATTGCCTCCAATTCGTCGTCTGCCATGGTTTACTCAAGTAATACAAGTTGGACCTAGAAGACTGAAAAAGGGATAGGTTAAAGTATTGTAACGCACCCTAAACTCCCATCAGAGGCAAGGCCCTGCCTAGCTCAGGGGAGT
The Scatophagus argus isolate fScaArg1 chromosome 1, fScaArg1.pri, whole genome shotgun sequence DNA segment above includes these coding regions:
- the pdcd5 gene encoding programmed cell death protein 5, which gives rise to MADDELEAIRRQRMAELQAKHGDASNNQQGEEAKQREKDMRNSILAQVLDQSARARLSNLALVKPEKANAVENYLIQMARFGQLGGKISESGLIEILEKVSQQTDKKTTVTFNRRRVMDSDDEDDY
- the mvda gene encoding diphosphomevalonate decarboxylase, whose product is MDKPNVVTCTAPVNIAVIKYWGKRNEELILPINSSLSVTLHQDQLKTTTTVATSRSFQEDRIWLNGKEEDITHPRLQSCLREIRRLARKRRNDGDPGLESTGLSHKVHICSVNNFPTAAGLASSAAGFACLVYTLARVFGVEAELSGIARQGSGSACRSMYGGFVQWVMGQKDDGKDSLAQQVEPETHWPELRILVLVASAEKKSVGSTSGMQTSVQTSCLLKHRAESVVPGRMIEMIEAVQRKDFVAFAELTMKDSNQFHATCLDTYPPIFYLNSVSQRVVSLVHRYNRHYGETRVSYTFDAGPNAVIFTLQQHVPEFIQAVQHFFPPETNGGQFIKGLPVGKAVLSEELKQAIGLEPMPKGISYVISTKVGPGPCVVEDPAEHLLGSDGFPKKTA